From one Flavobacterium sp. N502536 genomic stretch:
- a CDS encoding response regulator transcription factor translates to MKQFKILYTEDDETLAFLTKDNLEQNNYEVHHCSDGITGLQNFKKENFDICIFDIMMPKMDGFELATEIRKSNSDIPIIFLSAKTLKEDRIKGLRLGADDYLVKPFSIEELLLKIEIFLKRSQKNVPVEKLVYEIGKYQFDTSNFVLFNESEKISLTQREAELLKLFLDNKNSVLKREQILTSLWGTDDYFMGRSLDVFISRLRKILSNEKDITIENLHGIGFRFTM, encoded by the coding sequence ATGAAACAATTCAAAATACTTTATACTGAAGACGATGAGACCCTCGCGTTCCTGACCAAAGACAATCTGGAACAAAACAACTATGAAGTACATCATTGTAGTGATGGAATAACGGGTCTGCAAAACTTTAAAAAAGAGAATTTTGACATTTGTATCTTTGACATCATGATGCCCAAAATGGATGGTTTTGAGCTGGCCACCGAAATCAGAAAAAGCAACAGCGATATTCCGATTATCTTTCTCTCAGCCAAAACATTAAAAGAAGACCGCATCAAAGGATTGCGTTTAGGCGCCGATGATTATCTCGTAAAGCCTTTTAGCATTGAGGAATTGCTTTTAAAAATTGAAATTTTCCTAAAGCGTTCGCAGAAAAACGTCCCTGTTGAAAAACTCGTTTATGAAATTGGAAAATATCAATTTGATACCAGCAACTTTGTTCTTTTCAATGAAAGCGAAAAAATTAGCCTTACGCAACGTGAAGCCGAATTATTGAAGTTGTTTTTGGACAACAAAAATTCTGTTTTAAAAAGAGAACAGATTCTTACCTCGCTTTGGGGCACTGATGACTATTTTATGGGACGCAGTCTGGACGTTTTTATTTCACGTCTTCGTAAGATTTTAAGCAACGAAAAAGACATCACTATTGAAAATTTACACGGAATTGGATTTCGATTTACCATGTAA
- a CDS encoding MBL fold metallo-hydrolase, giving the protein MKLHHLRNATLVIETETDVILVDPMLGKRKTIPPFTIFRYKPKRNPLVALPKNSRDILSKVTICLITHLHPDHIDKAGEIFLRRKSIPVVCSSKDEAALSKRGLNIIQTLNYWDPQEFLGGKITGIPAIHGYGFVAKLMGNVMGFHIELPAQKSVYISSDTIFTEHVQKVLIEFKPDISVVACGTARLDIGQPLLMRMNDILKFAALAPGKVFANHLEALNHCPTTRTELKQALSDNDLLDKVSIPNDGTSVEY; this is encoded by the coding sequence ATGAAATTACATCATTTACGCAACGCCACTTTAGTTATAGAAACTGAAACCGATGTTATATTGGTCGATCCAATGTTAGGGAAAAGAAAAACGATTCCGCCCTTCACCATTTTTCGTTATAAACCTAAAAGAAACCCGTTAGTTGCCCTGCCTAAAAACAGCAGAGATATTTTGAGCAAGGTAACAATTTGCCTCATTACGCATTTGCACCCCGATCATATCGACAAAGCAGGCGAGATTTTTTTAAGACGAAAAAGCATTCCTGTTGTTTGCAGCAGTAAAGACGAAGCTGCTTTATCAAAAAGAGGATTGAACATCATACAGACCTTAAATTATTGGGATCCTCAGGAATTTCTCGGAGGTAAAATCACAGGAATTCCGGCCATTCACGGTTACGGGTTTGTTGCTAAATTAATGGGAAATGTAATGGGTTTTCATATCGAATTACCCGCTCAAAAATCGGTTTACATCAGCTCTGACACCATTTTTACAGAACATGTACAAAAAGTACTGATTGAATTTAAACCCGATATTTCGGTTGTAGCCTGCGGAACGGCAAGGTTAGATATTGGCCAGCCCCTATTGATGCGAATGAACGACATACTAAAATTTGCAGCGCTTGCACCCGGAAAAGTTTTCGCCAATCACTTAGAGGCTTTAAATCATTGCCCTACTACTAGAACCGAATTAAAACAGGCTCTTTCTGACAATGATCTTCTGGACAAAGTTTCGATCCCAAATGACGGAACTAGTGTAGAATACTAA
- a CDS encoding B12-binding domain-containing radical SAM protein: MKTKLFIVTPPFTQLNTPYPATAYIKGFLNTKNIESVQADLGIDVILELFSKKGLIDLFLYSERLFESRSSRAESKDDVSDNSKRIFALQDEYIKTIDAVIQFLQGKNPTLALQICQEDFLPEASRFAQLEELDWAFGTMGTQDKAKHLATLYLEDISDFIVECIDENFGFSRYAERLGRSANSFDELYEALQQKPTYIDSILISILKEKMEVVKPTFFLISVPFPGNLYSAFRCAQWIKQHHPEVKISMGGGFPNTELRSLSDARVFEFFDFITLDDGEVPIEELIFNLENPNSNLYKRTFLLENGEVVYKNNSLKHDYKQAYVGTPDYSDLPLDKYISVIEIVNPMHRMWSDGRWNKLTMAHGCYWGKCTFCDISLDYIKVYEPVAANLLCDRMEDLMEQTGQNGFHFVDEAAPPALMRALALEILRRKLAVTWWTNIRFEKSFSKDLCLLLKASGCIAVSGGLEVASDRLLKLIDKGVTVEQVAKVTRNFTEAGIMVHAYLMYGYPTQTVQETVDSLEMVRQLFEAGILQSGFWHQFAMTAHSPVGLYPEKFGVTKTTEAIGTFANNDIDYTDSTGINHDKFSFGLKKSLFNFMHGICFDYELQDWFDFKIPKTKIDPDFIFNALEEGNDFNTKPNAKVVWLGGKPFVEAFTKSKKGRTWEMMGFTFHDKKESFNIQTNKEEGEWLVEILSKIAISNSKNYTFQEVKNDFETHLDDFELFWYSKPVNTLREFGLLVL, translated from the coding sequence TTGAAAACGAAACTCTTCATTGTTACTCCGCCTTTTACGCAGCTGAATACACCGTATCCGGCAACAGCCTATATAAAAGGATTTCTGAATACCAAAAATATCGAATCGGTTCAGGCTGATTTGGGTATCGATGTGATTTTGGAATTGTTTTCGAAGAAGGGTTTAATTGATTTGTTTCTTTATTCGGAGCGTCTTTTTGAAAGCAGATCATCCAGAGCGGAGTCGAAGGATGACGTTTCCGATAATTCAAAACGTATTTTTGCTTTGCAGGACGAATACATCAAAACAATTGATGCTGTAATCCAGTTTTTGCAGGGAAAAAATCCAACTTTGGCTTTACAGATTTGTCAGGAAGATTTTTTACCCGAAGCTTCTCGTTTTGCACAACTGGAAGAACTCGATTGGGCTTTCGGAACAATGGGGACGCAGGATAAAGCCAAACATTTGGCTACTTTATATCTCGAGGATATCTCTGATTTTATTGTAGAATGTATCGATGAAAATTTTGGTTTTAGCCGATATGCAGAGCGTTTAGGCCGAAGTGCCAATTCGTTTGACGAATTGTACGAAGCCTTACAGCAGAAACCAACCTACATTGATTCTATTTTAATTTCTATTTTAAAAGAAAAAATGGAAGTGGTAAAGCCCACTTTTTTTCTAATATCTGTTCCCTTTCCGGGGAATTTGTACAGTGCTTTTCGCTGTGCCCAATGGATAAAGCAACATCATCCAGAAGTTAAAATTTCGATGGGTGGAGGTTTTCCGAATACCGAATTGCGTTCGCTCTCTGATGCCCGTGTTTTCGAATTCTTTGATTTTATCACTTTAGATGATGGTGAAGTTCCAATTGAAGAATTAATATTCAATTTAGAAAATCCAAATTCCAATTTATATAAAAGAACTTTTCTACTGGAAAATGGAGAAGTAGTCTACAAAAATAATTCGTTAAAACACGATTATAAACAAGCCTACGTAGGTACTCCGGATTATTCTGATCTGCCTTTGGACAAGTACATTTCGGTAATCGAAATTGTAAATCCAATGCACAGAATGTGGAGTGACGGCCGTTGGAATAAACTGACCATGGCGCATGGCTGTTATTGGGGAAAATGTACTTTTTGTGATATTTCACTTGATTATATAAAGGTTTACGAACCGGTCGCGGCCAATTTGCTCTGCGATCGTATGGAAGATTTGATGGAGCAAACCGGGCAAAATGGTTTTCATTTTGTCGATGAAGCTGCTCCGCCTGCTTTGATGCGTGCTTTGGCGTTAGAAATTTTACGTCGAAAACTGGCGGTAACCTGGTGGACCAATATTCGATTTGAGAAAAGTTTTTCGAAAGATCTGTGTCTGCTGCTCAAAGCCTCAGGCTGTATTGCTGTTTCCGGTGGACTGGAAGTGGCTTCTGACCGATTGCTAAAATTAATTGATAAAGGAGTTACGGTAGAGCAGGTGGCAAAAGTGACCCGCAATTTTACCGAAGCCGGAATTATGGTTCATGCTTATTTGATGTATGGCTATCCCACCCAAACGGTTCAGGAAACGGTCGATAGTCTCGAAATGGTACGTCAGCTGTTTGAGGCAGGAATCCTGCAGTCGGGATTTTGGCATCAATTTGCCATGACAGCTCATAGTCCGGTTGGATTGTATCCGGAAAAATTTGGTGTTACCAAAACGACGGAAGCAATAGGAACTTTTGCGAATAATGATATCGATTATACCGATTCTACAGGGATTAATCACGATAAATTTAGTTTTGGATTAAAGAAGTCACTCTTTAATTTCATGCATGGCATCTGCTTTGATTATGAATTGCAGGATTGGTTTGATTTTAAAATTCCGAAAACAAAAATAGACCCGGATTTTATTTTTAATGCCCTTGAAGAAGGAAATGATTTTAATACAAAACCCAATGCCAAAGTAGTTTGGTTAGGCGGAAAACCTTTTGTGGAGGCTTTTACCAAATCTAAAAAAGGAAGAACCTGGGAAATGATGGGGTTCACTTTTCACGATAAAAAAGAAAGTTTCAACATTCAGACGAATAAAGAGGAAGGCGAATGGCTGGTTGAAATTTTAAGTAAAATTGCCATTTCGAACAGCAAAAATTACACTTTTCAGGAAGTGAAAAATGACTTTGAGACCCATTTGGATGATTTCGAATTGTTTTGGTATTCTAAGCCAGTTAATACTTTACGCGAATTCGGGTTATTGGTTTTATAA
- a CDS encoding alpha/beta hydrolase family protein, with protein sequence MIKTILTLIVALVSYIMNGQEISGQWNGLLKIQGTQLRVVFHIAKTETGYISTMDSPDQGAIGIPVTKTSFENAVLKLEIAAIRGSYEGILNSNNVIVGKLTQAEKSVDINLSKEITQKEVSRKPQEPVKPYPYYSEDVKFENKAAHVTLAGTLSLPKKEGNFPAVILITGSGPQNRDVEGLGHKTFLVLSDYLTKKGIAVLRFDDRGVGESTGDFSSATTFDFAKDVQAGVEYLKTRKEIIKSKIGLIGHSEGGIIAPIVAGNSRDIDFIVLLAGPGLKGDKLLLLQKELIERQSGMPEEEIQKGQEIFRGAYDILLASSAFDDTFKNKITSYFKSKFPGPKNEAMAKYCADFINNIWFYNFIKIDPASVLEKVKCPVLALNGGKDLQVPAEVNLEVIKKTLLKSGNKKVTTKILPDMNHLFQECKTGSPNEYEKIEQTFSPIALDEISSWILSQIK encoded by the coding sequence ATGATAAAAACAATACTCACTTTAATAGTAGCTTTAGTTTCTTATATAATGAACGGACAAGAAATTTCAGGGCAATGGAATGGACTTTTAAAAATACAGGGGACTCAACTTCGGGTTGTTTTTCATATTGCTAAAACAGAAACGGGATATATTTCTACAATGGATAGCCCGGATCAGGGAGCAATAGGAATTCCTGTTACAAAAACCTCTTTTGAGAATGCTGTTTTGAAATTGGAAATTGCTGCTATAAGAGGTTCTTATGAAGGAATTTTGAACAGCAATAATGTTATTGTGGGAAAGCTTACACAAGCAGAAAAATCAGTTGACATCAACTTATCAAAAGAAATAACTCAGAAAGAAGTGTCCAGGAAACCTCAGGAGCCTGTAAAACCATATCCGTATTATAGCGAAGATGTGAAATTTGAAAATAAGGCGGCCCATGTAACTCTGGCTGGGACATTATCTCTGCCTAAAAAGGAAGGAAACTTTCCGGCGGTAATTCTAATTACAGGAAGTGGACCACAAAATAGAGATGTAGAAGGCTTAGGGCATAAAACATTCTTGGTATTGTCGGATTATTTGACTAAAAAAGGAATTGCTGTTTTGCGTTTTGATGACCGTGGCGTTGGTGAATCTACCGGAGATTTTTCGAGTGCAACAACATTTGATTTTGCAAAAGATGTTCAGGCAGGAGTGGAGTATTTAAAAACAAGAAAAGAAATTATTAAAAGTAAAATTGGCCTGATAGGGCATAGTGAAGGCGGAATAATAGCACCGATCGTTGCCGGAAATTCAAGAGATATTGATTTTATTGTTTTATTGGCCGGTCCCGGACTTAAAGGGGACAAGTTGCTTTTACTCCAAAAAGAATTAATTGAACGACAAAGTGGAATGCCTGAAGAAGAAATTCAAAAAGGTCAGGAGATTTTTAGAGGTGCTTATGATATTTTATTAGCTTCTTCTGCTTTTGACGATACTTTTAAAAATAAAATTACGAGTTATTTCAAGTCCAAATTTCCAGGTCCCAAAAATGAAGCTATGGCAAAATACTGTGCCGATTTTATCAATAATATTTGGTTTTATAATTTTATAAAGATTGATCCGGCTTCTGTTTTAGAAAAAGTAAAATGTCCTGTTTTAGCGCTTAACGGAGGCAAAGATTTACAGGTTCCGGCCGAAGTGAATTTAGAAGTTATAAAAAAAACACTACTGAAATCAGGGAATAAAAAAGTGACTACTAAAATTTTGCCCGATATGAATCATTTGTTTCAGGAATGTAAAACCGGTTCGCCAAATGAATATGAGAAAATAGAACAAACATTTTCTCCCATTGCGTTAGACGAAATTTCCAGTTGGATTTTGTCGCAGATAAAATAA
- a CDS encoding SdpI family protein — protein sequence MNLELKKELPIIGIVMIPYAYLVFIWNSLPERVPIHWNMDGEIDRWGSKPFLIVLVFLLPVLTYAIMSSAALLDPKKRLSLMGKKFYQLKFFMVLFMSLLALFLLYVTKNQSVSNPNLTYVLVGILIMVLGNYFKVIQPNYFIGIRTPWTLESQEVWKATHAFAGKLWFVGGIIIILGGLIFSGFVFSKAFVTIGIVLAFVPVAYSFIKFKQLEKKQGKL from the coding sequence ATGAATTTAGAATTGAAAAAAGAGCTTCCAATTATTGGAATTGTTATGATTCCGTATGCATACTTAGTATTTATCTGGAACAGCCTTCCGGAAAGAGTTCCGATTCACTGGAACATGGACGGTGAAATTGACCGATGGGGTAGTAAACCTTTTTTGATTGTATTGGTTTTTCTATTACCGGTTCTGACTTATGCAATAATGTCTTCAGCGGCACTACTTGACCCTAAAAAAAGACTTTCTTTAATGGGGAAAAAGTTTTATCAATTGAAGTTTTTTATGGTTCTGTTTATGTCTTTACTGGCTTTATTTCTTTTATATGTCACAAAAAATCAGTCTGTTTCAAATCCAAATTTGACTTATGTTTTGGTGGGAATTTTAATTATGGTTTTGGGGAACTATTTTAAAGTAATTCAGCCCAATTATTTTATTGGAATTCGCACACCATGGACCCTCGAGAGTCAGGAAGTTTGGAAGGCTACACATGCATTTGCAGGTAAACTTTGGTTTGTGGGTGGGATTATTATCATTTTAGGAGGATTGATTTTTTCAGGTTTTGTTTTCTCAAAGGCTTTTGTCACAATCGGGATTGTTTTAGCTTTCGTGCCGGTAGCGTATTCTTTTATCAAATTCAAACAATTGGAGAAAAAACAAGGGAAGTTGTAA
- a CDS encoding autorepressor SdpR family transcription factor has translation MNDIFKALNDATRREILELLKHKDLSAGEIADAFNISKPSISHHLDILKRADLITSEKTGQFIIYSINTTIMEDVLQWILTFKK, from the coding sequence ATGAACGATATTTTTAAAGCCCTTAACGATGCAACGCGAAGAGAAATTCTGGAGCTTTTAAAGCATAAGGATCTGTCTGCCGGAGAAATTGCTGATGCTTTTAATATATCAAAACCCAGTATTTCGCATCACTTAGATATTTTAAAACGTGCCGATCTAATTACTTCTGAAAAAACAGGGCAATTTATCATCTACTCCATCAATACCACCATTATGGAAGATGTTTTGCAATGGATACTAACTTTTAAAAAATAA
- a CDS encoding MFS transporter encodes MKNNPKQKNSLKHVLFGSLIGTTIEFFDFYIYANAAVLVFPQLFFPGSDSTMATLESLATFSIAFLSRPLGSAFFGHYGDKIGRKFTLVAALLTMGISTVAIGFLPGYASIGVAAPLLLMLCRFGQGVGLGGEWGGAVLLAIENAPPDKRAWYGMFPQLGAPIGLLLSGGTFLILTDTMTNENFMDYGWRIPFIASSLLVVVGFYIRTKITETPSFENAKKEQEEVKVPFLTLTKSYRNQLIFGTLAAVTTFLVFYLMTVFTLSWITSDLGITKRNALLVQLFSVLFFALLIPVSAVVADKIGRRKMLIIATIAIALFGFSFSYFLSAANMVLITTFACIGMALMGFTYGPLGTFLSELFPTNVRYSGASLTFNLAGILGAAFAPMIAIWLASTYGLSYVGFYLTGAAIISLVSFLVVSKKVHQF; translated from the coding sequence ATGAAAAATAACCCTAAGCAGAAGAACTCTTTAAAACATGTTCTTTTTGGTTCCTTGATTGGTACCACCATTGAATTTTTTGATTTCTATATTTATGCCAACGCAGCCGTGTTGGTTTTCCCGCAATTATTTTTTCCCGGTTCAGATTCGACTATGGCAACACTGGAATCTTTAGCTACTTTTTCAATTGCCTTTTTATCGCGCCCTTTAGGTTCCGCGTTTTTTGGACACTATGGAGATAAAATCGGACGCAAATTTACTTTAGTAGCCGCTTTGTTAACGATGGGTATTTCAACAGTTGCAATTGGATTTTTACCAGGTTATGCCAGTATTGGGGTAGCAGCGCCTTTATTACTAATGCTTTGTCGATTTGGGCAAGGTGTAGGTTTAGGTGGCGAATGGGGTGGTGCTGTTTTACTGGCGATTGAAAACGCTCCACCGGATAAACGAGCCTGGTACGGAATGTTTCCGCAATTAGGTGCTCCCATCGGATTGTTGCTTTCGGGAGGAACTTTTTTAATTCTGACCGACACAATGACTAATGAAAATTTTATGGATTATGGCTGGAGAATTCCGTTTATAGCAAGTTCGCTTTTGGTTGTGGTTGGATTTTATATTCGAACAAAAATTACAGAAACTCCTTCATTCGAAAATGCTAAAAAAGAACAGGAAGAAGTTAAAGTTCCCTTTTTAACTTTGACTAAGTCTTATCGAAATCAATTGATTTTTGGGACATTGGCGGCTGTTACCACCTTTTTGGTTTTTTATCTCATGACGGTTTTTACTTTAAGCTGGATTACTTCAGATTTAGGGATTACCAAAAGAAATGCATTATTGGTTCAGTTATTCTCCGTTTTGTTTTTTGCACTTCTTATTCCGGTTTCGGCAGTAGTGGCAGATAAGATCGGGCGACGTAAAATGCTAATTATTGCTACGATTGCTATTGCACTTTTCGGATTTTCGTTTTCTTATTTTCTGAGCGCCGCAAATATGGTTTTAATTACCACATTTGCCTGTATCGGGATGGCTTTAATGGGATTTACTTATGGGCCTCTGGGGACTTTCCTTTCGGAATTGTTTCCAACAAATGTTCGTTATTCCGGAGCATCTTTAACCTTTAATTTGGCGGGAATCCTGGGGGCAGCGTTTGCTCCAATGATTGCCATTTGGCTGGCCAGTACCTACGGCTTGAGTTACGTAGGGTTTTATCTGACCGGTGCTGCCATAATTTCGTTGGTTTCCTTTTTAGTGGTTTCTAAGAAAGTACATCAGTTTTAA
- the bshC gene encoding bacillithiol biosynthesis cysteine-adding enzyme BshC produces MPTDCISYQNSGYFSTLIQDYLGQKTELQSLYNHFPTLENFEKQISEKQANFDHANRVPLVETLKKQYQHIEISNSTKENIELLALPNTFTITTGHQLNLFSGPLYFLYKIISTINLTTELKSKYPAHNFVPVYWMATEDHDFEEINYFNFKGKKFRWNKESTGPVGRLSTEGLKDFLEIYSKELGSSTNAGFLKKLFEEAYLKHENLADATRFLANRLFDAYGLVILDADAADLKRAFIPYIKEELEQQTSFKAVQETIAKLNNYTIQVNPREINLFYIEDQLRERIILEKDRYFVNHTKISFSKEEILKLLESNPEKFSPNVIMRPLYQEIILPNLCYIGGGGEIAYWLELKSFFDAVNITFPMLLVRNSVLLSTEKQAKKADQLGLQWKDLFTKPADLVNAVTHKLSAFPIDLTPQKETLVKQFEYLYELAQQTDKSFSGAVKAQEVKQKKGLDNLEKRLLKAQKRKLDSKIQRVVDLQCELFPNQSLQERQTNFSEFYLEKGDQLIPLLVQNLKPLETNFNIITI; encoded by the coding sequence ATGCCCACCGACTGTATCAGCTACCAAAACTCAGGATATTTCTCTACATTGATACAAGACTATTTAGGTCAAAAAACCGAATTACAATCCCTATACAATCACTTCCCTACGCTTGAAAATTTTGAAAAGCAAATCAGTGAAAAACAAGCCAATTTTGACCATGCAAACCGCGTACCCCTTGTTGAGACGTTAAAAAAGCAGTATCAGCATATTGAAATTTCAAATTCAACGAAAGAGAATATTGAGCTTTTAGCACTCCCAAATACTTTTACCATTACAACCGGGCATCAGTTAAACCTGTTTAGCGGCCCGCTGTATTTTTTATATAAAATCATTTCGACAATAAACCTGACTACAGAATTAAAATCAAAATACCCCGCTCATAATTTTGTTCCCGTTTATTGGATGGCAACGGAGGATCATGATTTTGAAGAGATTAATTATTTTAATTTTAAAGGAAAGAAGTTTCGATGGAATAAAGAGAGCACAGGACCTGTGGGAAGACTTTCAACAGAAGGTTTAAAAGACTTTTTAGAAATCTATTCCAAAGAATTAGGTTCGAGTACAAACGCCGGTTTCTTAAAAAAGCTCTTTGAAGAAGCTTATTTAAAACATGAAAATCTTGCCGATGCGACACGTTTTCTGGCAAACCGTTTGTTTGACGCTTATGGCCTGGTGATTTTAGATGCCGATGCTGCCGATTTAAAGCGCGCTTTCATTCCTTACATCAAAGAAGAACTGGAGCAGCAAACGTCTTTCAAAGCTGTTCAGGAAACAATAGCAAAATTAAATAATTATACGATTCAGGTAAATCCACGCGAAATCAATTTGTTTTATATTGAAGACCAACTGCGCGAACGAATTATTCTGGAGAAAGACCGTTATTTTGTCAACCATACTAAAATTTCATTTTCGAAAGAGGAAATTTTAAAATTACTGGAAAGTAATCCCGAGAAATTCAGTCCAAATGTAATTATGCGTCCGTTATATCAGGAAATTATTCTGCCTAACTTATGCTACATTGGCGGAGGCGGGGAAATTGCTTACTGGCTTGAGCTAAAATCATTCTTTGATGCTGTAAACATTACTTTCCCGATGTTATTGGTTCGTAATTCAGTGCTTTTAAGCACCGAAAAGCAAGCCAAAAAAGCGGATCAGCTTGGTCTTCAGTGGAAAGATTTGTTTACTAAGCCTGCTGATTTAGTCAATGCCGTTACGCACAAACTATCTGCTTTTCCAATTGATTTAACGCCTCAGAAAGAAACGCTGGTAAAACAATTTGAATATCTTTACGAATTAGCGCAACAAACGGATAAATCCTTTAGCGGAGCTGTAAAAGCTCAGGAAGTTAAACAGAAGAAAGGCCTGGACAATCTGGAAAAAAGATTACTAAAAGCACAAAAACGAAAACTGGATTCTAAAATACAACGTGTTGTTGATTTGCAATGCGAACTATTTCCAAATCAGAGTTTACAGGAACGTCAGACTAATTTTTCAGAATTTTATCTCGAAAAAGGCGACCAATTAATTCCGCTTTTAGTACAAAACTTAAAACCTTTAGAAACTAATTTTAATATT